A genome region from Akkermansiaceae bacterium includes the following:
- the asnB gene encoding asparagine synthase (glutamine-hydrolyzing) has translation MCGIYGWFGKSGDPDRLHAMGAAIRHRGPDGFQAHHAGDISLGICRLAIVDKTNGHQPFFNRDKTIATICNGEIYNHLEIRRELEALGHEFHTHSDAEILPHAWQEWGPEMLGKLNGMFSIAIRDGDTLTLARDRCGQKPLYLHTEQGSLHFASEIRALLAAGIPAELNHAALPSYLVNRYVPEPETLFRGITILPAGHVLTVSPGSAPKIEAWWKPRVTRTLDISESEALGKLDSLTRDAVGISLHGEEKIATYLSAGVDSAILLESIRGTGFETTAFTAGFGTDSDEIHHAAAIAKENDTPHIPVILHEDDLTKLRQVVAQMELPVGDALILAFDKLASAAAEHGYRVAIGGDGIDESMMGYSFQAHLAKLDALPSFALKPTASLLRLCPLPVLDRFFPFPGSLGKEGREKIAGYVENFPNATPWRKSSGLRTLFTPTEANRLCISEVFHEPDIPEASCILDRQTLHLYESWMQDWAIIRQDRNNMAHSIEYRMPFLDHRLVEFTLALPKNLKLHKSTNKYLWRKLTRTPASKRPKQPFHLPLEKFRHSPQFQTLLEDCLNPSTIRARNLFHPAEIGTLVKAAGRGEFLALKKVTSLIILELWMQTYID, from the coding sequence ATGTGCGGGATTTACGGCTGGTTCGGAAAAAGCGGTGATCCCGATCGCCTCCATGCCATGGGCGCGGCCATCCGGCACCGCGGGCCCGACGGATTTCAGGCACACCATGCCGGGGACATATCCCTCGGGATCTGCCGCCTTGCCATCGTTGACAAGACGAACGGCCACCAACCCTTTTTCAACCGCGACAAGACCATCGCCACCATCTGCAACGGCGAGATCTACAATCACCTGGAAATCCGCAGGGAGTTGGAGGCGCTAGGCCATGAGTTCCACACCCACTCCGATGCCGAGATCCTCCCGCATGCATGGCAGGAATGGGGGCCGGAAATGCTTGGGAAGCTGAACGGGATGTTCAGCATCGCGATACGCGATGGCGATACCCTCACCCTTGCCCGCGATCGCTGCGGACAAAAGCCCCTCTACCTCCACACGGAGCAAGGCTCCCTCCATTTCGCCTCTGAGATCCGCGCCCTCCTCGCCGCCGGGATTCCCGCCGAACTCAACCATGCGGCATTGCCCAGCTACCTCGTCAACCGCTACGTCCCGGAGCCCGAAACCCTTTTCAGGGGCATCACCATCCTGCCTGCGGGACATGTCCTAACGGTATCGCCGGGCTCCGCACCGAAGATCGAGGCATGGTGGAAACCGCGCGTCACTCGCACGCTCGACATCTCGGAAAGCGAAGCCCTCGGAAAACTCGACTCGCTCACCCGCGATGCGGTCGGAATCTCCCTGCATGGGGAGGAGAAAATCGCCACCTATCTCAGCGCCGGTGTGGACTCCGCCATCCTGTTGGAATCGATCCGGGGAACCGGTTTCGAGACCACCGCCTTCACGGCCGGGTTCGGCACGGATTCCGACGAGATCCACCACGCCGCCGCGATCGCGAAAGAGAACGACACCCCGCACATCCCCGTCATCCTCCACGAGGACGACCTCACGAAACTCCGCCAGGTCGTCGCACAGATGGAACTGCCGGTCGGCGACGCCCTCATCCTAGCCTTCGACAAACTCGCCTCCGCCGCCGCCGAACACGGCTACCGCGTCGCCATCGGCGGCGACGGCATCGACGAATCAATGATGGGGTATTCCTTCCAAGCCCACCTCGCGAAACTCGACGCGCTCCCTTCCTTCGCGCTCAAACCCACCGCCAGCCTGCTGCGCCTCTGCCCCCTCCCCGTCCTCGACAGGTTCTTCCCCTTCCCCGGATCCCTCGGCAAGGAGGGCCGCGAAAAAATCGCCGGTTACGTGGAAAATTTCCCCAACGCCACACCATGGCGGAAATCCTCCGGCCTCCGCACCCTCTTCACCCCCACCGAGGCGAACCGGCTCTGCATCAGCGAAGTATTCCACGAACCCGACATCCCCGAAGCCTCCTGCATCCTAGATCGCCAGACCCTCCACCTTTACGAAAGCTGGATGCAGGACTGGGCCATCATCCGTCAGGATCGCAACAACATGGCTCACTCCATCGAATACCGGATGCCGTTCCTCGATCATCGCCTCGTCGAGTTCACCCTCGCCCTGCCAAAAAATCTCAAGCTCCACAAAAGCACCAACAAATATCTCTGGCGAAAACTCACCCGCACCCCGGCCTCCAAGCGCCCCAAACAACCTTTCCACCTGCCTTTGGAGAAATTCCGCCACTCCCCGCAGTTCCAGACGCTGCTTGAAGATTGCCTGAATCCCTCCACCATCCGCGCAAGAAACCTTTTCCATCCAGCGGAAATCGGAACCCTCGTCAAAGCCGCCGGGCGCGGCGAATTCCTCGCCCTCAAAAAAGTCACCTCCCTCATCATTCTCGAACTCTGGATGCAAACCTACATCGACTGA
- a CDS encoding tetratricopeptide repeat protein produces MSEPGQNPFVAAKPAFTHWAALLLLVSIVLASFAASVKFGFINYDDPHYITENPHVNSGLSPANLKWALTNTGDTNLWSPLTFASHQLDVALFGLRPGWHHAVNVLWHALAAALFFLTVRKLTNSTFWAFFVALIWAIHPEKVQSVAWLSERKDVLSGAMFFASTLAFACWRLRPAKSPALYAGSLACFAMALLAKPSVVPLPLVLYLLLYLDTKRILASAREAALPLLPFFAASAAAAGIAIYFQSQGGLGGIGGGSTLAGKAMNMVVGYAFYLERFFWPSPAQLWFTPPSSMVPFAISAAALCILAPLLFWLGRKEKLIIGGAAIYTVLWLPVSGLVSVSHYFVADRYSYLPQIGLVFMLVGFVRLITRSAASVAPAGIVLGAFSAYLLFLQQQQLPLWKDSETLFSHEMAINPDSLLAPIHYAEVFTESDPEKALAFYAKAHRIDPQAGIALAKMGVMQKQLGRNEKALESFEKATQVAFPVRESWTQLLVLLVELKLYPQAEETIKRGIDADPDNWEFIMNSGNFYLLVLKQPDEALEYFLRAHDLAPADPRSIEACAESFRALGRESDARRFDAMLGN; encoded by the coding sequence ATGAGCGAGCCGGGACAGAACCCGTTTGTGGCAGCGAAGCCCGCCTTCACCCATTGGGCGGCGCTCCTGCTGCTCGTCAGCATCGTCCTCGCCTCGTTCGCCGCCTCGGTGAAATTCGGATTCATCAATTACGACGACCCCCACTACATCACCGAGAACCCCCATGTGAACTCCGGCCTCAGCCCGGCGAACCTGAAATGGGCGCTCACCAACACCGGCGATACGAACCTCTGGAGTCCGCTCACATTCGCTTCCCATCAGCTTGATGTCGCCCTCTTCGGCCTCAGGCCAGGCTGGCACCATGCCGTCAATGTCCTCTGGCACGCGCTGGCCGCCGCGCTTTTCTTCCTCACCGTCCGCAAGCTCACCAACTCGACGTTCTGGGCGTTTTTCGTCGCCCTCATCTGGGCCATCCATCCGGAGAAGGTCCAGTCCGTGGCATGGCTGTCCGAGCGCAAGGACGTCCTCTCCGGAGCCATGTTTTTCGCAAGCACGCTCGCTTTCGCGTGTTGGAGACTGCGGCCGGCGAAATCCCCGGCGCTCTACGCGGGCAGCCTGGCTTGCTTCGCCATGGCGTTGCTCGCGAAGCCGAGCGTCGTGCCGCTCCCGCTGGTTCTCTACCTGCTCCTCTATCTCGATACAAAAAGGATCCTGGCTTCGGCACGAGAGGCTGCGCTGCCGCTGCTGCCCTTCTTCGCCGCCTCCGCCGCCGCCGCGGGAATCGCGATTTATTTCCAATCCCAGGGAGGCCTGGGTGGCATCGGCGGGGGTTCCACATTGGCGGGGAAGGCCATGAACATGGTTGTCGGCTACGCTTTCTACCTGGAGCGCTTCTTCTGGCCATCGCCCGCACAGCTATGGTTCACCCCTCCGTCATCCATGGTTCCGTTCGCCATCTCGGCGGCGGCGCTCTGTATCCTCGCCCCCTTGCTTTTCTGGCTCGGGAGGAAGGAAAAGCTCATCATCGGCGGCGCGGCGATCTACACCGTCCTGTGGCTCCCTGTTTCGGGGCTGGTTTCCGTCAGCCATTACTTCGTCGCGGACCGTTACAGCTACCTGCCTCAGATCGGCCTCGTTTTCATGCTGGTGGGCTTTGTGAGGCTGATAACCCGCTCCGCAGCAAGCGTGGCACCCGCAGGCATTGTCCTCGGGGCTTTCTCCGCATACCTCCTTTTCCTCCAGCAACAGCAGCTCCCGCTCTGGAAGGATAGCGAAACGCTCTTCAGCCACGAGATGGCTATCAACCCGGATAGCTTGCTCGCCCCCATCCATTACGCCGAGGTTTTCACCGAATCCGATCCGGAAAAGGCTCTCGCCTTTTACGCCAAGGCGCATCGGATCGATCCCCAGGCCGGCATCGCACTAGCCAAAATGGGTGTGATGCAGAAACAGCTTGGACGGAATGAGAAGGCGTTGGAAAGCTTCGAAAAAGCCACGCAGGTGGCTTTTCCCGTCAGGGAAAGCTGGACACAGCTTTTGGTGCTGCTTGTCGAGCTCAAGCTCTATCCGCAAGCCGAAGAGACCATCAAACGCGGAATCGATGCAGATCCCGACAACTGGGAGTTCATCATGAACAGCGGAAACTTTTATCTCCTGGTTCTCAAGCAACCCGACGAGGCCCTTG
- a CDS encoding dTDP-4-dehydrorhamnose 3,5-epimerase family protein gives MHSQAENIHGVIIAAKPRIHDTRGWFLPAMGNDGAHPGWILQNISQSQPGVLRGLHYQEPHPQAKLLTLIEGTVQDIVADLRPDSPTFGRYSVYHLDAAGINQLHIPKGCAHGFLVTGESPALISYLADAPYLPECENTLAWNHPDWGFPWLTDSPILSDKDQAP, from the coding sequence ATGCACTCACAAGCCGAGAACATCCATGGAGTCATCATCGCCGCAAAGCCGCGCATCCATGATACGCGCGGCTGGTTCCTGCCCGCCATGGGCAACGACGGCGCGCATCCCGGCTGGATCCTGCAGAACATCTCCCAATCCCAGCCCGGCGTCCTGCGTGGTTTGCATTACCAGGAACCCCACCCGCAGGCAAAACTCCTGACCCTCATCGAAGGAACCGTGCAGGACATCGTCGCAGACCTCCGCCCCGACTCGCCGACCTTCGGGAGATACTCTGTGTATCATCTCGATGCCGCAGGCATCAACCAGCTCCACATCCCGAAAGGCTGCGCCCACGGATTCCTGGTCACCGGTGAAAGCCCGGCCCTCATTTCCTACCTCGCCGACGCCCCCTACCTTCCGGAGTGCGAAAACACGCTCGCATGGAACCACCCGGACTGGGGCTTCCCATGGCTCACGGATTCACCCATTCTCTCGGACAAGGATCAGGCACCATGA
- a CDS encoding HAMP domain-containing histidine kinase gives MNFRLKMVAWSVLSIALIVTGLLGAAHWHLDGELRKDGRDRSHGRNPEWVIHGSYTDAEVQDILGELMTVWLWIAVPLVLASGGVGYFIAERSLRPVSRINRELDSLDPLSCAQGVQLPERDAELAALVHHINDLLGRVGKSYSEMAEFSSRVAHELRLPLTLLRLRLEALAPELPPEVSEDLQEEIGHLSQLVERSLLMSKAEGGTLEHEIQPVDLSALLEDLHDGYSILAAEAGLTLLWQPDPGLTVNSDPALLRQILHNLLGNAIRHGKGGIRLAARRVEDDRRVLLEIRNGIAEGDTSLLGTGMGLRLVRAIAGTLAGTAFRTEEKEGDFEASLELPGTDPETLMGVGGYRSAELQRRPRLLR, from the coding sequence ATGAATTTCCGCCTGAAAATGGTGGCCTGGTCGGTGCTTTCGATCGCCCTGATCGTCACTGGATTGTTAGGGGCGGCGCATTGGCATCTTGATGGGGAACTGCGGAAGGATGGAAGGGATCGCAGTCATGGGCGTAATCCCGAATGGGTCATCCACGGCAGCTACACGGATGCGGAGGTGCAGGATATCCTCGGCGAGCTGATGACCGTGTGGCTCTGGATCGCCGTGCCGCTCGTGCTGGCAAGCGGTGGAGTGGGATATTTCATCGCGGAGCGGTCGCTGCGTCCGGTCAGCCGCATCAACCGGGAACTCGACTCGCTCGATCCGCTGTCCTGCGCCCAAGGCGTGCAACTTCCCGAGCGCGACGCGGAGCTGGCCGCGCTGGTGCATCACATCAATGACCTGTTAGGCCGGGTGGGGAAATCCTACAGCGAGATGGCCGAGTTCTCCTCGCGGGTGGCCCACGAACTGCGGCTTCCGTTGACACTGCTCCGTCTCCGCCTGGAAGCCCTGGCACCGGAGTTGCCGCCGGAGGTTTCCGAAGACCTGCAGGAGGAAATCGGCCACCTCTCGCAACTGGTCGAACGCTCCCTGCTGATGTCGAAGGCGGAGGGCGGCACCCTTGAGCATGAGATCCAGCCGGTCGATCTCTCCGCCCTGTTGGAGGATCTTCACGACGGTTACTCCATCCTTGCCGCCGAAGCGGGACTCACCCTCCTCTGGCAACCTGATCCCGGACTGACCGTAAATTCGGATCCCGCCCTCCTGCGCCAGATCCTGCACAACCTCCTCGGCAACGCCATCCGACACGGCAAGGGCGGGATCCGCCTGGCGGCACGGCGGGTGGAAGACGACCGGCGCGTGCTGCTGGAAATCCGCAACGGGATTGCCGAAGGCGACACCTCGCTGCTCGGCACCGGCATGGGACTGCGCCTCGTGCGGGCGATCGCCGGCACACTCGCCGGCACCGCGTTCCGGACTGAGGAGAAAGAGGGGGATTTCGAGGCAAGCTTGGAGCTGCCGGGAACCGACCCGGAGACGCTTATGGGTGTTGGGGGGTATAGATCCGCCGAGCTTCAGCGCAGGCCGCGTCTTCTGCGGTGA
- a CDS encoding response regulator transcription factor has translation MRILVAEDDKKVRSHVVGALRAAGHAVDDTGDGEEAQWLLMEHSYDAAVLDIIMPGRDGVSVTRAVRAAGRSTPILLATARSDIRDRVSGLDAGADDYIVKPYSTEELLARLRALQRRSKPDLDPLLRVADLEIDLRARVARRDGQEISLTNREFSLLEVLAEASPRPVSKATLVERVWDQHFDSGTNVLNVYINYLRKKIDRPGCVPLLQTLRGIGFALREDAP, from the coding sequence ATGCGCATCCTGGTTGCCGAAGATGATAAGAAGGTTCGCAGCCACGTGGTCGGCGCACTGCGGGCTGCCGGGCATGCAGTGGACGATACGGGTGATGGCGAAGAGGCGCAGTGGCTTCTCATGGAGCATTCCTACGATGCCGCCGTGCTGGACATCATCATGCCGGGTCGCGACGGGGTGAGCGTGACCCGCGCCGTGCGCGCCGCCGGTCGCTCCACACCGATCCTGCTGGCCACCGCCCGCAGCGACATCCGGGACCGGGTGAGCGGGCTCGATGCCGGGGCGGACGACTACATCGTGAAACCCTATTCCACCGAAGAGCTTCTCGCCCGCCTGCGCGCCCTGCAGCGCCGCTCCAAGCCGGATCTCGATCCGCTGCTCCGGGTGGCGGATCTGGAGATCGATCTCCGCGCCCGGGTTGCCCGCCGGGACGGGCAGGAAATTTCCCTGACCAACCGGGAATTCTCCCTGCTGGAAGTGCTGGCCGAGGCCTCGCCGCGACCGGTCTCCAAGGCCACGCTGGTCGAGCGGGTGTGGGATCAGCACTTCGACTCCGGCACCAATGTCCTGAACGTTTACATCAACTACCTGCGGAAGAAAATTGACCGGCCCGGCTGCGTGCCGCTGCTACAGACATTGCGGGGGATCGGGTTCGCATTGAGGGAGGATGCGCCATGA
- a CDS encoding NAD(P)-binding protein has protein sequence MPQPPHITILGAGVCGLYAALTALRKGAQVTVIEKDSLPGGLAAGFKRGENHFDQGVHMLHAFDEEIYEDIAQLMADERIPVALDARIQWNGSSYRYPLKGLDILAGMNPLQLFHCTLGLFLAGVDDLLNKTRAAAITSEDALIATYGTPLYEFFFEEFTHRYWNIHPSRLSAEFVRRKMPRLKILDLVRKLIPSVLKISADKYVVENALSEETLHYSATGSETLPRVLAREIERLGGKIIYGATIPSIGKNEIKLDGQTLPLQKTISTIPLPLLIRLHEDPPDDIKRAAQSLHYKPIATFGLLVRKSRCLEGLYTYYRDRIFHRIGEPKNAGLKVTPADHTVLIVEMTCDIGDPKWNDSPAIRHQITADLAAEGICEPGEIIQWNHFTNPHGYPIYKLDFETHLGKIRGWLDAQPNLISTGRQGAFTYPAMHNAMRMGHAAAIRLLT, from the coding sequence ATGCCGCAACCTCCGCACATCACCATCCTCGGTGCCGGTGTCTGTGGGCTCTACGCCGCGCTGACCGCCCTCAGGAAGGGGGCGCAGGTCACCGTCATCGAGAAAGACTCCCTGCCGGGAGGCCTTGCAGCAGGTTTCAAGCGCGGGGAGAACCACTTCGACCAGGGCGTCCACATGCTCCACGCCTTCGACGAGGAGATCTACGAGGACATCGCCCAGCTCATGGCCGATGAGCGCATTCCCGTCGCCCTCGACGCCCGCATCCAGTGGAACGGGAGCTCCTACCGCTACCCGCTCAAAGGCCTCGACATCCTCGCCGGGATGAACCCCCTCCAGCTTTTCCACTGCACCCTCGGCCTCTTCCTCGCCGGGGTGGACGACCTTCTCAACAAAACCCGTGCTGCCGCGATCACATCGGAGGACGCGCTCATCGCCACCTACGGCACCCCGCTTTACGAGTTCTTCTTCGAGGAATTCACCCACCGCTATTGGAATATCCATCCCTCGCGGCTCTCGGCCGAGTTCGTGCGCCGGAAGATGCCACGGCTCAAGATTCTCGATCTTGTCAGGAAACTCATCCCAAGCGTTCTGAAAATCAGCGCGGACAAATACGTGGTGGAAAACGCGCTCTCCGAGGAAACCCTCCATTATTCCGCCACCGGCTCCGAAACCCTGCCCCGTGTCCTTGCTAGGGAGATCGAAAGACTGGGCGGCAAGATCATCTACGGAGCCACGATTCCCTCCATTGGCAAAAACGAGATCAAGCTGGACGGCCAAACCCTCCCTCTCCAGAAAACCATCTCCACCATCCCCCTGCCTTTGCTCATCCGTCTTCACGAGGATCCCCCGGATGACATCAAACGTGCTGCGCAAAGCCTTCACTACAAGCCCATCGCCACCTTCGGGCTACTCGTCAGAAAATCCAGATGCCTCGAAGGCCTCTACACCTACTACCGCGACCGGATCTTCCATCGCATCGGCGAACCGAAAAACGCCGGACTCAAGGTCACCCCGGCGGATCACACCGTCCTCATCGTCGAAATGACCTGCGACATCGGCGACCCGAAATGGAACGACTCCCCCGCCATCCGTCATCAGATCACCGCCGATCTCGCCGCCGAAGGCATCTGCGAACCCGGCGAGATCATCCAGTGGAACCATTTCACCAACCCCCACGGCTACCCCATCTACAAGCTCGACTTCGAGACCCATCTCGGGAAAATCAGGGGTTGGCTGGACGCCCAGCCGAACCTCATCAGCACCGGCCGCCAGGGTGCTTTCACCTACCCCGCCATGCACAATGCCATGCGCATGGGGCACGCCGCCGCCATCCGCCTCCTGACCTAA
- a CDS encoding homoserine dehydrogenase, which produces MIRKLRNLEKPIRIGLVGAGCMGRGIAHQISITPGMSLEWIADKNPASAQDLASLTKTDLHGTDAHRLLREHPVDFFVEATNTIWSAYQYCETALENGAHVVLMNAEVDLVLGPTLCRLAAEKNLIVTSDAGDQHGVLATMIQEVQLWGFKIIQAGNIKGFLNRHATAADLIHEAAKRNLSPIQCCAYTDGTKLNIEMAALANAFHLVPTKTGMTGPAIAHVDQALEAFELGDTGTVDYILGSEPGGGVYVIGKCEDPIQQPYLEYYKIGKGPYYLFKRDYHLCHLETTTAIARIMLHREPTLQPWAGRVTDVYAFAKTGIRADTIIPHGIGGDHFYGLIATMEEAMKNDWVPIALLDAETQQAVTKSSLGKDQPLTWECLEPFHPPMVQLYNSPSNSQPV; this is translated from the coding sequence ATGATCCGGAAACTCAGGAATCTCGAAAAACCCATCCGCATCGGCCTCGTCGGAGCCGGATGCATGGGCAGGGGAATCGCCCACCAGATCTCCATCACCCCGGGCATGTCCTTGGAATGGATCGCCGACAAAAACCCTGCCAGTGCGCAGGATCTTGCCTCCCTGACAAAAACGGATCTCCACGGCACCGACGCCCACCGCCTCCTACGCGAGCACCCGGTCGATTTCTTCGTGGAAGCGACCAACACCATCTGGTCGGCCTACCAATACTGCGAAACCGCGCTGGAAAACGGTGCCCACGTCGTCCTCATGAACGCGGAGGTGGATCTCGTCCTCGGCCCCACGCTCTGCCGGCTTGCTGCGGAGAAAAACCTGATCGTCACCTCCGATGCCGGCGACCAGCACGGTGTGCTCGCCACCATGATCCAGGAAGTCCAGCTCTGGGGTTTCAAGATCATCCAGGCGGGGAACATCAAAGGCTTTCTCAACCGCCACGCCACCGCAGCCGATCTCATCCACGAAGCCGCGAAGCGGAACCTCTCCCCCATCCAATGCTGCGCCTACACAGACGGCACAAAGCTCAACATCGAGATGGCCGCCCTCGCCAACGCTTTCCATCTCGTTCCCACCAAAACCGGGATGACCGGCCCGGCCATCGCGCACGTGGACCAGGCGCTCGAAGCCTTCGAACTCGGAGATACCGGCACCGTGGACTACATCCTCGGCTCCGAGCCGGGTGGCGGCGTTTACGTGATCGGGAAATGCGAAGACCCCATCCAGCAACCCTATCTCGAATACTACAAGATCGGCAAGGGCCCCTACTACCTCTTCAAGCGCGACTACCACCTCTGCCATCTCGAAACCACCACTGCCATCGCAAGGATCATGCTGCACCGCGAGCCCACCCTCCAGCCGTGGGCCGGGCGCGTCACCGATGTTTACGCCTTTGCGAAAACAGGCATCCGCGCAGACACAATCATCCCGCACGGCATCGGCGGCGACCATTTTTACGGACTCATCGCCACCATGGAGGAAGCCATGAAAAACGACTGGGTTCCCATCGCGTTGCTCGACGCGGAGACCCAGCAAGCCGTCACCAAATCATCCCTCGGAAAAGATCAGCCGCTGACATGGGAATGCCTTGAGCCGTTCCATCCTCCCATGGTGCAGCTTTACAACAGCCCGTCTAACAGCCAGCCCGTCTAA
- the rpoD gene encoding RNA polymerase sigma factor RpoD, whose product MPSKPSAKNPAAKKTTKAATKAAPAKKAPVKKAVPAKAPAKKPAPANKPAPKAKPAPKAKPAKPAPKKEPAKKPEAAKKPEAAPAKPPAAKKEKAPEKSPAAATPAAPAKGKKGAEKRRIDTPEIQEKIRELIKLAKEQEYLTYDDINEILPNDLVDPDDVEAIMERLRNMEFDIIDASEVDRFKDKKKDEGDGDEEDVKADQKLDILDDPVRMYLKQMGQVPLLTREQEVEISKRIEDAEIEVSKNLHKFGFITEHYLELAEKLNKGKERFDRVILDKKIESRERYMKGLPKLCDQLKALHEENDNIFRQLAGKNPRGKKKMEETMEKNLGTMHRIYVRFYYKQKIVEDFCEQVEDYIEKYWKYSRRLQTHPADSEFIGKMREIQQRCWLNDETFEPTYKDLRHWMKEALKAKTEMVEANLRLVISIAKKYTNRGLSFLDLIQEGNMGLMKAVEKFEYRRGYKFSTYATWWIRQAITRSIADQARTIRIPVHMIETINKLMRVQKQLVQEYGREPSPEEIAEEIHLPVERVRAVLKMAQQPISLQAPVGDSDDTSFGDFIEDKAADNPMEEAGFSMLKDKIKDVLDTLTEREREVLEQRFGLKDGYSRTLEEVGRQFQVTRERIRQIEAKALRKMRHPTRIRKLEGFIELPGA is encoded by the coding sequence ATGCCTTCCAAACCGTCCGCCAAGAATCCCGCCGCAAAAAAGACGACGAAAGCCGCCACGAAAGCGGCTCCGGCGAAGAAAGCACCCGTGAAAAAGGCCGTCCCTGCGAAAGCACCGGCGAAAAAGCCCGCACCCGCAAACAAGCCCGCACCGAAAGCCAAGCCCGCACCGAAAGCCAAGCCCGCCAAACCGGCACCGAAAAAGGAACCAGCTAAAAAGCCTGAAGCCGCTAAAAAGCCTGAAGCCGCACCCGCCAAGCCGCCCGCAGCGAAGAAAGAAAAGGCTCCTGAGAAATCCCCAGCAGCCGCGACACCCGCCGCACCCGCCAAGGGCAAGAAGGGCGCGGAAAAGCGCCGCATCGACACCCCGGAAATCCAGGAGAAGATCCGCGAGCTCATCAAGCTCGCCAAGGAGCAGGAATACCTCACCTACGACGACATCAACGAGATCCTGCCCAACGACCTCGTCGATCCCGACGACGTCGAGGCGATCATGGAGCGTCTCCGCAACATGGAGTTCGACATCATCGACGCCTCCGAGGTCGACCGCTTCAAGGACAAGAAAAAGGACGAGGGCGATGGCGACGAGGAGGATGTCAAGGCAGACCAGAAACTCGACATCCTGGACGACCCCGTCCGCATGTACCTCAAGCAGATGGGCCAGGTGCCGCTGCTAACCCGCGAGCAGGAAGTGGAGATTTCCAAGCGCATCGAGGATGCGGAGATCGAGGTTTCCAAGAACCTCCACAAGTTCGGCTTCATCACCGAGCATTACCTGGAACTCGCCGAAAAACTCAACAAGGGCAAGGAGCGCTTCGACCGCGTCATCCTCGACAAGAAAATCGAGTCCCGCGAGCGCTACATGAAGGGTCTCCCCAAGCTCTGCGACCAGCTCAAGGCCCTCCACGAGGAGAACGACAACATTTTCCGCCAACTCGCCGGCAAAAACCCGCGCGGCAAGAAAAAGATGGAGGAGACCATGGAGAAAAACCTCGGCACGATGCACCGCATCTACGTCCGCTTCTACTACAAGCAGAAGATCGTCGAGGATTTCTGCGAGCAGGTGGAGGACTACATCGAAAAGTACTGGAAATACTCCCGCCGCCTCCAGACGCACCCGGCCGATAGCGAATTCATCGGCAAAATGCGCGAGATCCAGCAGCGCTGCTGGCTCAACGACGAGACCTTTGAGCCTACCTACAAGGATCTCCGCCACTGGATGAAAGAAGCCCTCAAGGCCAAGACCGAGATGGTCGAGGCCAACCTCCGCCTCGTCATTTCCATCGCCAAGAAATACACGAACCGCGGCCTTTCCTTCCTCGACCTCATCCAGGAAGGCAACATGGGCCTGATGAAGGCGGTCGAGAAATTCGAATACCGCCGCGGCTACAAATTCTCCACCTACGCCACCTGGTGGATCCGCCAGGCGATCACCCGCTCCATCGCCGACCAGGCGCGCACCATCCGCATCCCGGTCCACATGATCGAGACGATCAACAAGCTGATGCGCGTGCAGAAGCAGCTCGTCCAGGAATACGGCCGCGAGCCCTCCCCGGAAGAGATCGCCGAGGAAATCCACCTTCCCGTCGAGCGTGTCCGCGCCGTCCTCAAGATGGCCCAGCAGCCGATTTCCCTCCAGGCACCCGTCGGCGATTCGGACGACACCTCCTTCGGTGATTTCATCGAGGACAAGGCCGCCGACAACCCGATGGAGGAAGCCGGTTTCTCGATGCTCAAGGACAAGATCAAGGACGTGCTCGACACGCTCACCGAGCGCGAGCGCGAGGTGCTGGAGCAGCGCTTCGGCCTCAAGGACGGCTACAGCCGCACACTTGAAGAAGTCGGCCGCCAGTTCCAGGTCACCCGCGAACGGATCCGCCAGATCGAGGCCAAGGCGCTCCGCAAGATGCGCCACCCCACCCGCATCAGGAAGCTGGAAGGCTTCATCGAGCTGCCGGGAGCCTGA